In Arachis hypogaea cultivar Tifrunner chromosome 17, arahy.Tifrunner.gnm2.J5K5, whole genome shotgun sequence, a single window of DNA contains:
- the LOC112763704 gene encoding uncharacterized protein, translating to MDNLTRDEQVIVNFEDQQAIGESQGLLAGYLGTLAVDSKIHFKISEGIAKRYCKLSLAKKWSQHRIKLWNEFYDPCMSRQAIIDNVPVGIDKDQWASFIQYRFLPSTMEMCRRNKEVRKKQTIFHTGGSKPISRKRHEIFLQTGQKISRGEMYIETHKKKDGFFMTDEARNIAEQIELLMTQNEKDESGPSTNDAIGKVFGEEHSSRANDVENETITPATGRTSSSGESNENREDIV from the exons atggaTAACTTAACTAGAGATGAGCAAGTTATTGTAAACTTTGAAGATCAACAAGCTATTGGGGAAAGCCAAGGTTTACTTGCTGGATATTTAGGGACATTAGCAGTTGATT CcaaaattcatttcaaaatttcTGAGGGCATTGCAAAGCGATATTGTAAATTGAGCCTTGCAAAAAAGTGGTCACAACATAGAATTAAGTTGTGGAATGAGTTCTATGATCCATGTATGAGTAGACAAGCAATCATTGATAATGTCCCAGTTGGCATCGACAAAGATCAATGGGCATCCTTCATTCAATATCGGTTTCTACCTTCTACAATG gaGATGTGTAGGAGAAACAAAGAAGTTCGCAAGAAGCAAACAATTTTCCATACTGGTGGCTCAAAACCCATCTCAAGGAAAAGACATGAAATA tttttacaAACTGGGCAAAAAATTAGCCGTGGAGAAATGTATATAGAAACTCATAAGAAGAAAGATGGGTTCTTTATGACTGATGAAGCAAGGAATATAGCG GAACAAATTGAACTACTTATGACTCAAAATGAGAAAGATGAATCTGGACCATCCACAAATGATGCTATTGGCAAAGTGTTTGGGGAGGAGCATTCTAGTAGG gctAATGATGTTGAGAATGAAACTATTACACCAGCAACAGGAAGAACATCATCATCAGGTGAAAGCAATGAAAATCGTGAAGACATTGTTTAG
- the LOC112767156 gene encoding fatty acid elongase 3-like: MGFPIMETLKFWLQDHPSIVSFRWSPALSWGSTWFFLISAISFYVTAAVTLHLILRFLGRRRPVPLGPIPAIHNLAMSLTSLTIFTGMLLSAKAELRDTRWLWRRTRTTPFEWFLCFPLGIRPSGRVFFWSYAFYLSRFLHMLRTFFIVLRHRKLSFFRLFNHSILLVMSFLWLEFTQSFQVLAILFSTAVNTAVYGYRLWVEIGLPVRNFWFTVDCQMVLLCCNLVCHFGVLLLHYLRGGCNGIGAWLFNSLLNVAILMLFLRSYVNEFWRRNLNNPTSYSSSKDYSPKHAKLNGSYAKLN; the protein is encoded by the coding sequence ATGGGATTTCCCATTATGGAGACCCTCAAATTCTGGTTACAAGACCATCCCTCCATTGTATCCTTCAGGTGGAGCCCGGCACTCTCGTGGGGCTCCACCTGGTTCTTTCTTATCTCCGCCATCTCTTTCTATGTCACCGCCGCTGTCACTCTCCACCTTATTCTCAGATTCTTGGGCCGGCGACGTCCGGTCCCACTAGGCCCCATCCCGGCCATACACAACCTTGCCATGTCCCTCACTTCCCTTACCATATTCACCGGCATGCTCCTCTCCGCGAAAGCGGAACTGAGGGACACGCGGTGGTTGTGGAGACGCACAAGAACCACTCCGTTCGAGTGGTTCTTGTGCTTCCCCCTTGGGATCCGCCCCTCCGGCCGCGTCTTCTTCTGGTCCTATGCCTTCTACCTCTCTCGGTTCCTCCACATGCTGCGAACATTCTTCATCGTTCTCCGGCACCGGAAGCTCTCGTTCTTCAGGCTGTTCAATCACTCGATTCTTCTGGTGATGTCATTCCTGTGGCTAGAATTCACacagtcctttcaggttctggcgATCCTGTTTTCCACGGCGGTTAACACAGCGGTGTACGGGTACCGGTTGTGGGTTGAAATAGGGTTGCCGGTGAGGAACTTCTGGTTCACGGTGGATTGCCAGATGGTGCTTCTATGCTGCAATTTGGTGTGCCATTTTGGAGTGCTTCTGTTGCATTATCTGAGAGGAGGGTGCAATGGGATTGGAGCTTGGCTTTTCAATTCTCTTTTGAATGTTGCAATTCTTATGCTGTTCTTGAGATCTTATGTCAATGAGTTTTGGCGGAGGAACCTTAATAATCcaacttcttattcttcttccaaGGACTACTCGCCTAAGCATGCAAAACTTAATGGTAGTTATGCAAAGTTAAATTAA